A stretch of the Ictidomys tridecemlineatus isolate mIctTri1 chromosome 5, mIctTri1.hap1, whole genome shotgun sequence genome encodes the following:
- the Knl1 gene encoding outer kinetochore KNL1 complex subunit KNL1 isoform X2, producing the protein MDGVSSETNEENDNRERPVRRRHSSILKPPRSPLQDLRNGNEIVQESNTLRNKKSSRRVSFADTIKVFQTVSHMKTVRKSEIIETEAGENVLCIQNKNSEDNYCEIAGMNTLLCAPIQIQMQQKEFPFTEHNHERKHAGDQTVIFSDENQMDLTASHTVMISKGLLDRTKSEKSTKIETRSFLTNLKHNAEDSRIKNEKLSMDQNTSSEKKKNSSDFIKRLKRGKYSACPSTGPDKENSEILIYSKESNTASSTHQMQVAFNVDENSNNMTRIFQEQDESMNFTQCHTANIETLVPTTGEANLREFEGDITIYHDDYMDLTVNRTVQILPSADNLSEKENQTQNVKLDVKTKVPGKETFFQNKINASVQDSSLNPQDKIHITRSHIIESETQTVTQTSNQDTRTLTATPDSICYTPDIQGYKTVFYSSCNDAMELTKCLSSLREEENLLKHDGNSKMCPSPDGIPFLIEKSIYSGEDSMDITKSHTVAIDNQIFKQEESDVQVAATSISEKKLMLQNPIIVSEDEKMNLSCSSVAHIFKERLQQSSKEHISISLTDKKTELLAGKVVDLTESHTSNLGSPAPLASYTLITNNTSKSHSQSKSPLDEWEKKIKNITPSPQPNISKNIVTDIQSKEKHRSVNFLPRLNKDPLPSTDYNQNTAINHNIVYSGAVLDKQVLLGNNRHTVLSEQSLFSTSKPLFATEEQSVVKNYDISESSHLVNSILGQNSKLPESSKKNLDDPTPNSSHEKMTVRAEEDQTMDLTKSHTVVTGFGPSEVQELSETNLKYRAGRLTTVNRQVATEVEKCDKSPVEKTGLFIPNKRNVLDDKAVQKPGFLMEKQNVNIHERKSFGGLKIDKTIVFSEGDENDMDITKSYTVELNHRPLLDKNDSHLAGTSKTILYACGQDDMEITGSHTTVLGCKTHLASEKTSGPVDKTVMFVDNHDELEMTKSHTVFIDYQAQERTGLPDTSTFELAKRKSLQKSEVASSGEEDKVFFLENNESDNPTAKGSQLTGLKKWSNVGPIEKGVAVKADDSMEVSKLTTRENINNVEKAGFVNEYLSGKSQRRKSLMLKNDKTIAFSENDKNEGNITQSCIVEKNNKSALEDKEDFNLVPLTGTSKTILYSCGHDDMEITASHPTVSDCKTVLPDEITRPVDKTVMFVDNYNDLEVTKSHTVFIDCQATEKMLQGYPKFGIPKDDNYVQETTNKQVLAIENKIVLHPKQKKHTIPLNPTNTFSGNHSEMEIKFCKTAMDEEVMENAVDQACTLEKAEIESCHLNSTDRRNVDFISSPIAAVCGSLDKSACLPNDISSNITFLLNKEKANNCPVQNDLAYADDLASKYYLDSKGLPFSASLLEKKETIWTDSRGQLTCSMTLLKDEDLIKKPQNLSANQTLVYNQNLGEITKLNSKRVSFKLPKDQIEAFVDDICDASQPHLSTQQLPLTQNRQNIVSKSEAILSKSGNKSLNFIIENSSPTYENGSKILNNEKQFAIACKKEIQENNQTAQYNTAVDFHSNSNLATQIIQTHTNARNASDHIITSNVPCISSIKPNMNNLNGKTEEFLDSQTVPTLPPQEELLKLGGKAHDNVSEVQPTEIYNINIVSTNAKDNWDEENKNFQNEADTTSVPLKTVVKDKMRRCSLGIFLPRLPNKRNCSVTGIDDLEQIPADTTDINHLEIQQVSRKDSDIGSVAANLNLSPSEYINEENLPICPGEINSSDTISIEIEEKSLIETYQKEILPSENKMEETCNNQKRTWVQEDNDVQKEKKIIKYDIELSDTTQDQEIFDHHNEGDIDKNVNSVLIKSLSRTPSSCSSSLDSIKADGTSLDFSTYRSNQMESRFLRDTICEESLREKLKDGRITIREFFILLQVHILIQKPRKSNLPAKFTTNTSPTPEDLILRQYVYGPKIQIYREDCEILHQKIEELKVSSLTQDKLLTDVNRNLWEKMRHSSDEELKTFGFYVNKIKSCVTKVTKVFTHQGKVTLYSKLVQSAQNEREKLQIRIDEMDNILKKINNCLSEVEIETKNLEDEEKDNPVEEWDSEMRAAEKELQQLKTKEEELQRKLLELEVQKEQTLAQIDFMQKQTNRTEELLNQLSLSEWDVIEWTDDQAVFTFVYDTIELIITFGEPVEDKAPTSSLLVHKLIFQYIEEQESWKKKCTTQHQVPKMLQELSPIVNNCRLLGEEIEFLKKWGPNYNLMDIDVNNTELKLLFSSSVAFAKFAVTLSLSAHYPLVPLPFTIQNHLGNTSQDEIAAVIHKVPLADNYLKNIVKQIYQDLLQGCHFYC; encoded by the exons GAATGAACACCTTGCTTTGTGCTCCCATTCAGATCCAGATGCAACAAAAAGAG tttccaTTTACAGAACACAACCATGAAAGGAAGCATGCAGGTGACCAGACAGTCATCTTTTCAGATGAAAACCAGATGGACCTTACAGCAAGTCATACTGTGATGATTTCCAAAGGCCTTTTAGATCGTACCAAAAGTGAAAAGTCCACCAAGATAGAAACCAGATCCTTTCTGACAAACTTAAAGCACAATGCTGAGGAttcaagaataaaaaatgaaaaattatcaatGGATCAAAACacttcttcagaaaaaaaaaaaaattccagtgattttataaaaagattgaaaagaggaaaatatagtGCTTGTCCTTCTACAGGGCCTGATAAAGAAAATTCTGAGATACTTATTTATTCCAAAGAATCAAATACTGCCTCTTCTACACATCAAATGCAAGTAGCTTTTAATGTTGatgaaaatagtaataatatGACTAGAATATTCCAAGAACAAGATGAGAGTATGAATTTTACCCAGTGTCATACAGCGAATATTGAGACTCTGGTTCCCACCACTGGTGAGGCCAACTTAAGGGAATTTGAAGGTGATATTACAATTTATCATGATGACTATATGGACTTGACAGTTAATCGCACTGTACAGATTTTACCCTCAGCAGATAAtttgtctgaaaaagaaaatcaaactcaGAATGTCAAGCTGGATGTTAAAACTAAAGTTCCAGGAAAGGAaacattctttcaaaataaaattaatgctaGTGTTCAAGACTCTTCCTTAAACCCTCAAGACAAAATACATATTACCAGAAGTCATATCATAGAGTCAGAAACTCAAACAGTCACACAGACTTCTAATCAAGATACCAGAACGTTGACAGCGACTCCAGACTCTATATGTTATACTCCAGATATTCAAGGTTATAAGACAGTTTTTTATTCTAGTTGTAATGATGCCATGGAACTAACCAAGTGTCTGTCAAGTTtgagagaggaggaaaatttgCTGAAGCATGATGGTAATTCTAAAATGTGTCCCAGTCCAGATGGTATCCCTTTTCTTATAGAGAAAAGTATTTATTCAGGAGAAGATAGCATGGACATTACCAAGAGTCACACAGTTGCAATAGATAATCAGATTTTTAAACAAGAGGAGTCAGATGTTCAGGTAGCAGCTACATCAATATCTGAGAAAAAATTGATGCTCCAAAATCCTATAATTGTGTcagaagatgagaaaatgaatttaagttgtagctcagttgctCATATATTTAAGGAAAGATTACAACAGAGCTCAAAAGAGCATATATCTATTTCATTAACTGACAAAAAGACTGAACTTTTAGCAGGTAAAGTTGTGGATTTGACTGAAAGTCACACAAGTAATTTAGGAAGTCCTGCTCCTCTTGCATCTTATACTCTAATAACAAACAATACTAGTAAATCTCATTCTCAAAGTAAAAGCCCTTTggatgaatgggaaaaaaagataaaaaatattacaCCATCTCCACAACCAAACATATCTAAAAACATCGTAACTGATATCCAGAGCAAAGAAAAACATCGAAGTGTGAACTTTTTGCCCCGTCTTAATAAAGATCCTCTTCCATCAACTGATTATAATCAGAACACAGCAATAAACCATAATATAGTCTACTCTGGTGCAGTTCTTGATAAACAAGTACTTCTaggaaataacagacatacagtTTTAAGTGAGCAATCTTTGTTTTCTACCTCAAAGCCATTATTTGCAACAGAAGAACAATCTGttgtgaaaaattatgatatttctGAGAGTAGTCATCTAGTGAATTCTATACTAGGCCAGAATTCTAAACTTCCTGAGTCATCGAAGAAAAATTTAGATGATCCCACACCTAACTCTTCTCATGAGAAGATGACTGTTCGTGCAGAAGAGGACCAAACTATGGATCTAACCAAGAGCCATACTGTTGTCACTGGATTTGGCCCTTCTGAAGTAcaagaacttagtgagactaaTTTAAAATACAGAGCCGGCCGGCTCACAACAGTAAACAGACAAGTTGCTACAGAAGTTGAAAAATGTGATAAAAGTCCTGTAGAAAAAACTGGTTTATTTATACCTAACAAGAGGAATGTATTAGATGACAAAGCCGTACAAAAACCTGGATTTCTGATGGAAAAGCAAAATGTCAATATTCATGAAAGGAAAAGTTTTGGTGGACTAAAAATTGATAAGACTATTGTATTTTCAGAGGGTGACGAGAATGATATGGATATCACCAAGAGTTACACAGTAGAATTAAACCATAGACCTTTATTAGACAAAAATGACTCCCATTTGGCAGGAACTTCTAAAACTATTTTGTATGCTTGTGGCCAGGATGACATGGAAATCACTGGAAGTCATACAACTGTCTTAGGCTGTAAAACTCACTTAGCAAGTGAAAAAACTAGTGGGCCAGTGGATAAAACTGTAATGTTTGTAGATAATCATGATGAACTAGAAATGACAAAATCTCACACTGTTTTCATTGACTACCAAGCACAGGAGAGAACTGGACTTCCAGACACATCTACCTTTGAATTAGCTAAAAGGAAAAGCCTACAAAAATCAGAAGTGGCATCTTCTGGTGAAGAAGACAaggttttctttttggaaaacaaTGAAAGTGATAATCCAACAGCAAAAGGCAGTCAGCTAACAGGACTGAAGAAATGGTCTAATGTTGGTCCTATAGAGAAAGGTGTAGCAGTTAAAGCTGATGATAGCATGGAAGTATCTAAATTAACCACTCGGGAAAAtatcaacaatgtggaaaaggctGGATTTGTGAATGAATATTTATCAGGTAaaagtcagagaagaaaaagCCTTATGCTCAAAAATGACAAGACCATtgcattttcagaaaatgataaaaatgagggGAATATTACCCAGAGTTGCATAgtggaaaagaataataaaagtgcTCTGGAAGACAAAGAAGACTTTAATTTGGTGCCTTTGACAGGAACATCTAAAACTATTTTGTATTCATGTGGGCATGATGACATGGAGATCACTGCAAGTCACCCAACGGTCTCAGATTGTAAAACTGTCTTACCTGATGAAATTACTAGGCCTGTGGACAAAACTGTAATGTTTGTAGATAATTATAATGACCTAGAAGTCACCAAGTCCCATACTGTTTTCATTGATTGTCAGGCCACAGAGAAAATGCTTCAAGGGTACCCTAAATTTGGAATTCCTAAGGATGATAATTATGTTCAAGAAACCACTAATAAACAAGTGTTAGCTATAGAAAACAAAATCGTTCTTCACCCTAAGCAAAAAAAACATACGATACCCCTTAATCCTACTAATACATTTTCTGGGAATCATAGTGAAATGGAAATCAAATTCTGTAAAACAGCTATGGATGAGGAGGTCATGGAGAACGCTGTAGATCAGGCCTGTACATTGGAAAAGGCCGAAATTGAAAGCTGTCACTTAAATAGTACAGACAGAAGAAATGTGGATTTTATAAGTAGTCCTATAGCTGCTGTTTGTGGGTCCCTCGATAAGTCTGCCTGTTTACCTAATGATATTTCCTCTAATATTACATTCTTACTTAATAAAGAGAAAGCCAACAATTGCCCAGTGCAAAATGATCTTGCTTATGCAGATGATTTAGCCAGTAAATATTACTTGGACTCTAAGGGACtgcctttctctgcttctttgctagagaagaaagaaactatttGGACTGATTCCAGAGGACAGTTAACCTGTTCCATGACCCTGCTCAAAGATGAAGATCTGATCAAGAAGCCTCAAAATCTATCAGCTAATCAAACTTTAGTATATAATCAAAATCTGGGGGAAATAACTAAACTTAATTCAAAGCGTGTATCTTTTAAGCTTCCAAAGGATCAAATAGAGGCCTTTGTTGATGATATCTGTGATGCTTCTCAGCCTCATCTCTCAACCCAACAACTTCCATTAACTCAAAACAGACAGAATATTGTTAGTAAATCTGAAGCAATACTGTCTAAAAGTGGAAATAAGagcttaaattttattatagaaaattcttCACCCACATATGAAAATGGATCTAAAATACTCAATAATGAGAAACAATTTGCTATAGCCTGTAAAAaggaaatacaagaaaataatcaAACAGCACAATATAATACAGCTGTAGATTTTCACAGTAACTCAAACTTGGCTACACAAATCATTCAGACTCATACCAATGCTAGAAATGCATCAGATCATATAATTACTTCTAATGTTCCATGTATTAGTAGTATCAAACcaaatatgaataatttaaatggaaaaactgAAGAGTTTTTAGATTCTCAAACTGTTCCTACACTACCTCCTCAAGAAGAACTACTTAAATTAGGAGGTAAGGCACATGATAATGTGAGTGAAGTGCAACCTacagaaatatataatattaacattgtCTCCACCAATGCTAAAGATAATTgggatgaagaaaataaaaattttcaaaatgaagctGACACTACCTCTGTACCATTGAAGACAGTTGTTAAAGATAAAATGAGGAGGTGTTCTTTGGGAATCTTTTTGCCTAGATTGCCAAATAAGAGAAATTGTAGTGTCACTGGTATTGATGACCTGGAGCAGATTCCAGCAGATACAACTGATATAAATCACTTAGAAATTCAGCAAGTCTCCAGAAAAGATTCAGACATTGGGTCTGTTGCAGCTAACCTGAACTTAAGTCCATCTGAATATATAAATGAGGAAAATCTCCCTATATGTCCTGGTGAGATTAATTCCTCAGACACTATTAGCATAGAAATTGAGGAGAAGTCTTTGATTGAGACATACCAAAAGGAGATTTTaccatctgaaaataaaatggaagaaacctGCAATAATCAAAAAAGAACCTGGGTGCAAGAAGataatgatgtgcagaaggagaaaaaaatcataaaatatgatATTGAGCTTAGTGATACTACTCAAGATCAGGAG ATTTTTGATCATCATAATGAAGGGGATAtagataaaaatgttaacagtgtGTTGATAAAAAGCCTGAGCAGAACCCCATCTAGTTGCAGCAGCTCTCTGGATTCAATCAAGGCTGATGGGACCTCCCTGGATTTCAGTA CATACCGCAGTAATCAAATGGAATCACGGTTTCTCCGAGACACTATTTGTGAAGAGAGcttgagagag aaacTCAAAGATGGAAGAATAACAATAAGGGAGTTTTTTATACTTCTTCAGGTCCACATCTTAATACAAAAACCCCGGAAGAGCAATCTCCCAGCCAAA tttactACAAACACATCGCCTACTCCAGAAGACCTGATATTAAGACAGTATGTTTATGGACCCAAGATACAGATTTATAGAGAGGATTGTGAAATTCTTCACCAAAAGATAGAAGA ACTAAAGGTTTCTTCATTGACCCAAGATAAACTGTTGACTGATGTCAATAGGAACTTGTGGGAAAAAATGAGACACTCCTCTGATGAAGAG CTGAAGACCTTTGGATTTTAcgttaacaaaataaaatcatgtgttaCCAAGGTAACTAAAGTCTTCACTCACCAAGGAAAAGTGACTCTGTACAGCAAGCTGGTGCAGTCAGCCCAG AATGAGAGGGAGAAACTTCAGATAAGGATAGATGAGATGGATAACATACTCAAGAAGATCAATAATTGTCTGTCTGAAGTGGAAATag AAACTAAGAATTTGGAAGATGAGGAGAAAGACAATCCTGTGGAAGAATGGGATTCTGAAATGAGAGCTGCAGAGAAAG AACTGcaacagttaaaaacaaaagaagaggaGCTTCAAAG aaaGCTCTTAGAACTGGAGGTACAGAAAGAGCAGACCCTTGCTCAGATAGACTTTatgcagaaacaaacaaatagaacTGAAGAACTACTGAATCAGCTGAG TTTGTCTGAGTGGGATGTTATTGAGTGGACTGACGATCAAGCTGTATTTACCTTTGTTTATGACACCATAGAACTCATTATCACCTTTGGAGAACCAGTTG AGGATAAAGCTCCTACTTCCTCCCTTTTAGTTCATAAGCTTATTTTTCAGTACATAGAGGAGCAGGAATCCTGGAAGAAGAAGTGTACAACACAGCATCAGGTACCCAAG atGCTTCAAGAACTCTCACCAATAGTAAACAATTGTAGACTCCTTGGAGAAGAGAttgagtttttaaagaaatggggACCAAATTATAATCTAATGGACATAGATGTGAATAATACTGA ATTGAAGCTTTTATTCTCCAGCTCTGTAGCATTTGCAAAGTTTGCGGTAACTTTGTCTCTCTCAGCCCATTATCCATTGGTCCCATTACCTTTCACCATTCAGAATCACCTTGGAAACACCAG ccaaGATGAAATTGCTGCCGTTATACATAAAGTGCCATTAGCGGACAACTACCTGAAGAACATTGTCAAGCAAATTTACCAAGATCTACTTCAGGGCTGCCATTTCTACTGCTAG